A region of Zeugodacus cucurbitae isolate PBARC_wt_2022May chromosome 5, idZeuCucr1.2, whole genome shotgun sequence DNA encodes the following proteins:
- the LOC105208616 gene encoding sex-lethal homolog isoform X6 translates to MYGNMNNGGHAPYGFNGYRPSGGRMWGMSHSLPSGMDTDFTSSYPGPSMNRRGYNDFSGGGGGGGGSGGGGGGSAMGSMNNMAPAASTNSLNCGSGGGGGDGHDGGANGTNLIVNYLPQDMTDRELYALFRTIGPINTCRIMRDYKTGYSFGYAFVDFASERDSQRAIKSLNGITVRNKRLKVSYARPGGESIKDTNLYVTNLPRTITDDQLDTIFGKYGMIVQKNILRDKFTGKARGVAFVRFNKREEAQEAISALNNVIPEGGSQPLTVRLAEEHGKAKAQQYMSQLGLIGGGGGGGGGGGGGMGGPPPPPMNMGYNNMVHRGRQNKSRFQKMHPYHNAQKFI, encoded by the exons CGGTGGACGTATGTGGGGCATGTCCCATTCCCTGCCATCCGGCATG GATACAGATTTCACCTCATCGTATCCAGGTCCATCAATGAATCGGCGCGGTTATAACGATTTTtcaggcggcggcggcggtggtggcggtagcggaggtggtggcggcggcagTGCCATGGGTTCCATGAACAATATGGCACCCGCTGCCAGCACAAATTCGCTGAATTGTGGcagcggtggcggtggcggcgaCGGACATGATGGCGGCGCGAATGGCACAAATCTAATTGTGAACTATCTGCCACAGGATATGACAGATCGTGAACTCTATGCTTTATTTAGGACAATCGGTCCGATAAACACTTGCAGAATAATGAGAGATTATAAG ACTGGCTACAGTTTTGGTTACGCTTTTGTTGATTTCGCTTCCGAACGGGATTCACAGCGAGCGATAAAAAGCTTAAACGGCATTACAGTACGCAATAAGCGTTTAAAG GTTTCATATGCTCGTCCTGGCGGTGAATCCATTAAGGATACCAATTTGTATGTTACGAATCTACCACGTACAATAACCGACGATCAATTGGATACCATATTCGGTAAATACGGTATGATTGTACAAAAGAATATACTGAGAGACAAATTTACGGGTAAAGCGCGTGGCGTTGCATTTGTAAG ATTCAATAAGCgcgaagaagcgcaagaggcaATTTCCGCACTGAACAATGTCATACCCGAAGGTGGATCTCAGCCGCTCACCGTGCGCCTAGCCGAGGAGCATGGCAAAGCGAAAGCGCAGCAATATATGTCACAGCTGGGACTGAtcggtggcggtggcggcggcggcggcggtggtggtggcggtatGGGTggtccaccaccaccacccatGAATATGGGATACAACAACATGGTGCATAGAGGTAGACAAAATAAATCTCGTTTCCAAAAGATGCATCCCTATCATAATGCACAgaaattcatttaa
- the LOC105208616 gene encoding sex-lethal homolog isoform X3 has product MYGNMNNGGHAPYGFNGYRPSGGRMWGMSHSLPSGMSRYAFSPQDTDFTSSYPGPSMNRRGYNDFSGGGGGGGGSGGGGGGSAMGSMNNMAPAASTNSLNCGSGGGGGDGHDGGANGTNLIVNYLPQDMTDRELYALFRTIGPINTCRIMRDYKTGYSFGYAFVDFASERDSQRAIKSLNGITVRNKRLKVSYARPGGESIKDTNLYVTNLPRTITDDQLDTIFGKYGMIVQKNILRDKFTGKARGVAFVRFNKREEAQEAISALNNVIPEGGSQPLTVRLAEEHGKAKAQQYMSQLGLIGGGGGGGGGGGGGMGGPPPPPMNMGYNNMVHRGRQNKSRFQKMHPYHNAQKFI; this is encoded by the exons CGGTGGACGTATGTGGGGCATGTCCCATTCCCTGCCATCCGGCATG TCACGTTATGCGTTTTCACCGCAGGATACAGATTTCACCTCATCGTATCCAGGTCCATCAATGAATCGGCGCGGTTATAACGATTTTtcaggcggcggcggcggtggtggcggtagcggaggtggtggcggcggcagTGCCATGGGTTCCATGAACAATATGGCACCCGCTGCCAGCACAAATTCGCTGAATTGTGGcagcggtggcggtggcggcgaCGGACATGATGGCGGCGCGAATGGCACAAATCTAATTGTGAACTATCTGCCACAGGATATGACAGATCGTGAACTCTATGCTTTATTTAGGACAATCGGTCCGATAAACACTTGCAGAATAATGAGAGATTATAAG ACTGGCTACAGTTTTGGTTACGCTTTTGTTGATTTCGCTTCCGAACGGGATTCACAGCGAGCGATAAAAAGCTTAAACGGCATTACAGTACGCAATAAGCGTTTAAAG GTTTCATATGCTCGTCCTGGCGGTGAATCCATTAAGGATACCAATTTGTATGTTACGAATCTACCACGTACAATAACCGACGATCAATTGGATACCATATTCGGTAAATACGGTATGATTGTACAAAAGAATATACTGAGAGACAAATTTACGGGTAAAGCGCGTGGCGTTGCATTTGTAAG ATTCAATAAGCgcgaagaagcgcaagaggcaATTTCCGCACTGAACAATGTCATACCCGAAGGTGGATCTCAGCCGCTCACCGTGCGCCTAGCCGAGGAGCATGGCAAAGCGAAAGCGCAGCAATATATGTCACAGCTGGGACTGAtcggtggcggtggcggcggcggcggcggtggtggtggcggtatGGGTggtccaccaccaccacccatGAATATGGGATACAACAACATGGTGCATAGAGGTAGACAAAATAAATCTCGTTTCCAAAAGATGCATCCCTATCATAATGCACAgaaattcatttaa